A segment of the bacterium BMS3Abin14 genome:
GACATCACGAAGGACCCTGAAGGAAAGATCAAGATCGGCGTAAAGCAGACTGGGGGCCCTTGACCTTCCCTTCTTCTTCCGAAGGGTGTCCCAGAGGCGAACGAGGAAATCCATGTCTTTCTTGATTTCGACCTCCGAAGCGCCCTCTGCTGCAGTCCGAATTATAAAACCCACCCCCTTGGGCTGAAGGCTGGTGACAATTTCGCGAAGACGGGTACGCTCCCCAAACTCCTGTATGCGTCGCGAGACACCTATCTTGGACAGAGTCGGCATCAGGACCAGAAGCCGGCCGGGCAATGTAATATAGGCGGTAACGCGAGCGCCCTTTGTCCCGATGGGTTCCTTGGTCACCTGAACGAGGATGCCCTGACCCTCCTTGAGAAGGTCCTCAATGGCGTGTCCTGCGGCAGTAATCACACGAACACCGTCGGGGCCGTCAATATCCTCTTCACCGACCATCTCGGTGTATTCGCTCATGTCGAGAACGATATCGGAAGCGTGCAGGAAAGCCGCCCGCTCATGGCCGATCTCAACAAAAGCTGCCTGCATCCCGGGCAGGACACGGATTACCTTTCCCTTGTAGATGTTGCCGCTGATACCCCTGTCTTTGAACCTGTCCAGGAATATCTCCTGGACATGCCGGTTCTCCAGGATGGCGACCCTTGTCTCAAACTCGTTGGAGTTGATAACTATCTCTAATCCCATTGATGAAGCCCTCGGAATCCTGTCCCTTCCGTTTCATTTCTGATCGGAAACAATGGATTTCCCAGCTTGCGGCACATGGGTCTTACTGTGAACGGGAGAGAGTACATCCGGGAAAATGCAGTGCGGGGGGGGGTCCTGACGGGCCTGGCAAAGTCCCCTCAGGCGGTTCAGACGCGAAGCGCTGGAACCGGAGTAGGGGTTAAACCGGTTTCGGTTCGGTGACGGAAACGTCGGGAATATCCATCCGGCACCGGAAAAACGACAACTGATTCAGGCACAAAAAAAACGTCGGCAACTGCCTTGTGCGAACATGCCATCACTAAACCCCAGTAAACCCCTGACGTCCTGCTGCAAGTTCTCTCCTGCCTCAGCAAAAGTCCCTTATGCCGGACAGATTTCTTATTTTTCAACGCGCAAACGCGCATCTCTATAAAAAGTGGTCGTTACGCACAAACAATGGAAAGTTTACCAGTTAAAATACGATACGTCCAAGGAAAACTGGAAAACACGGCCATCACCACCTATGCCAAAATAATAGACGACTTTTTGCAACCCTGTCAGGTTCAGTCCCAGATCCTGGAAAACCCCGGTCTCCCTCCGGACCGGTCACCCACCACCAAAAGACGCAGCCCGGTCCTGAAAACCCGGATACCGTCAATCGGGGTATTTTCGCCCATCAGGGCCTGGAGAACCTCGCCGGGCCGAATACTGCCACCGTTTGTTTGCATGGCAAGGGTAAAATGGACGATATCGTCTCCCGATGATTCAATGGCCTGAAGGTAGTTTTTCAGATTCAGAGTTTTGGTTTTTCCCTTGCTCTCGCGTACCACGGGAATATCGCCGCCGCTCAAAAGTATCTCAACGCGGCTGTCCAGATCATGAACCGGTCCAGGAAATTCGGCCCTGTATCCCATGGATGAAATCCTGCTGGGCAGGGGTTGTCCATCAACGGGGGTTTTCCATGCCAGTAAAATCTCCAACCCCCCGGGCAAAAACATATTCATGGTTTCCCGGAATTTCTGCGGATCCCAGCTCTCCTGAAGTTCGAAATCTGCCCACTCTCTCTCCCCCTCAACCCCGACCGGCAGGGCGAGGGCAAATGTAATTTTCGGCTTTGGGTGATATCCACCCGAAAAAGCCAGCGGGATATTCGCCCGTCGGGCAGTCCGCTCGAAAACACGCATCGTCTCCAGATGGCCAAGAAAGCGCATATCCCCAACCTTTTGAAAGATAAATCTGACCCTACGGTGAGACTTCTCCGGTTCCTGGAGTTCCCCGTCCAGCGGTGGAGACCCGTCCACTGCACCTGTTTTTCTCAGGGCCGGAATATTTTCCATCTGTTCCGGTGTGCAGACCCCGCACGACAGGCATCCGGCGCTTCTGCAATCATCCGAAACCTCCCCGGCAAGCCCCAGCCGATATTCCTTCAACAGGTACTGTCGTGACACCCCGGAGGACAGATGATCCCACGGGAAGGGTTCATCCCCGGAACGCTCTCTTTCTGTGTACCAGCCGGGGTCCAGGCTCTCTGACTCAAAAGCGGCCATCCAGGTATTCCAGGAAAAGTGCTCATCCCACCCATCCAGGACAGCCCCTCTACGCCAGGCGTTCTCCACCACCCGGGACAGGCGCCGGTCACCCCGTGCCAGTACAGCTTCGAGGCGGGCCTGATCTGTCCTTCCCCAACGAACCCGGACCTTCCCGCCCCTGAGGTTTTTTCGAAGATAGTCGAGCTTCTCCTTCAGGACGTGCTCGGGGTCCTGTCGCGCCCATTGGAACGGGGTATGGGGTTTGGGAACGAAAGGGGAAAGGCTCACCGTTATCTGCCCCCTTTTCGGAGCCATTGAACCTATCGTCTTTGCCAGATTCACGATACCGTCGAGATCCTCGACACACTCGGTGGGAAGCCCGATCATGAAATACAGTTTCACCGAGTCCCAACCCCGTTCAAACACCCGTTGGGCCGTCTGGATGATCTCAGCGTCAGAAAAATCCTTGTTTACAACTTTTCTGAGCCGTCGGGTCCCTGCCTCGGGCGCGATGGTAAAGCCGGTCTTCCTGACCCTCTGAATCTGCCTCGCCACTTCAGGTGTCAGCCCTCCGATCCTCATGGACGGAAGGGAGATAGATATTCGATCCTCGCCATAGGCATCCATGAGGTCCCTTAAAAGCGGTTCCAGGGGACCATAATCGCCGATGCTCAGAGATGTCAAAGCCAGTTCCTCGTATCCGGTGGATTCCAGGCCCTTTGCGGCCATTTCTACCAGCGTTTGACGGGATCGTTCTCTTACCGGACGGTAAACCATGCCGGCGTGGCAGAAACGACATCCCCGCGTACACCCTCTGGCGGCTTCGATGTTCAGCCGATCGTGAATCGTCTGCACGTACGGCACAAGGAAAGAATGGGGAGGTATCTCGATATCCAGATTCAGGCACATCGCCTTGGTGACTTTCAGAACATTTCCCCTTGGGACGATTCTGTCGATCTTTCCATCGTCGGCGTAGTAAACGTCAAAATCGGAGGGATCGTAGACCCCCGGATATGCCTTGGCCGCCGCGATCATCTGTGCCCTGGAACCACCCCGCTCCGTTATTTCCTTGAGATCGCGCAAAACGAGGGGCCAGACCTCCTCACCATCACCCAGAAGAAAAAGATCGAAGAACTCTGCAATGGGCTCGGGATTGAAGGCGCAAGGTCCTCCCCCGATAACCAGTGGATGACTCCCGGATCTTTGTGATGCCCTGACAGGGATGTCGCCCGCATCAAGGATGGCAAGGATGTTGGTGTAGGTCAGTTCGGACTGAAGAGTAATGCCGATGACGTGGCACTCGGAAAGGGGGGTGCGGCTCTCCAGGGAAAAAAGCGGAATTCCCCTCTCCTTGAGGATCGCCAGCATGTCGAGCTGGGGGAGGAAGGCTCTCTCAACCTGAACACCGTCCACCAGATTGCCGAGACCGTAGAGGATCTGAGTGCCCAGATGGGACATGCCAACCTCGTAAAGATCCGGAAAGGCAAGAACAGCCCTTAACCGGACACCTTCCTTCGGCTTATGAACGCTGTTAATTTCCTGACCGAGGTAACGTGACGGTTTCTCAACGTACGGGAGGACATCATCGATCATGACAGTAGTCATATCCCCGCTACCCCGTATATCTCGTAATCCCTTCAAGGGACCGCAGGGTCTCGTCACGGCTGTGGTTCTCCAGGACCACCAGAGGGCAAAGTCCTCTCTCTGAAAGATGGGCAAAAAAAGCGGAAAAGTCGAAGATCCCCTCCCCCACAGGCAGATGAGTGTCCTCTTTCCCATCATTGTCGTGGAGATGGATCTCCTGGAGGGAATCTCCCATGGCAGTCAACCATTTATTAAGGGTAATCGATGTGAAAAGGAGAAAATGCCCGGTATCAAAGCATAACCCCAAGGAATTTTCAAAATGGCTCAGCAGCTGCAGCATGGGGTCTGGTTCCGTATCGAAAACGTTTTCCAGAACGATCTTCGTACCGAGGGGGATGCCCCAATCCAGGACACCGGACCATGTTTCCAGACTTCTTTCAAGCCAGACCCCGGGTTTCCTGCCATATCGCCATTTATCGTAACCCGGATGGAAGACAATATGCCGGGGGCGAACGATTTCAGCAAGATCACGGACCTGATTAAAACGCAAGCGGGTCACTTCCAGTACCCGGGAGTCGAGACCGGCCGGAGACAGATCCATAAAAGGGGCGTGGAATGATATGTCCAGGCCCCGTTCCCTCCACCCTGTGAGATGATCCAGTGTCCGCCCGGTCAGGCTGTCAAGCTCATCCGCCGGCAGGTAAACCTCGGGCAGAAGGCCATGCCCATCCAGAAAGACGAGATCGCTTTCGATGTTGCGGAGGGATGCCCGGGCGAAATATGGGCTATGCACTATGACACCAGTCGTTCAACGGAATCACCGAGCCTTTTGAGAGATCGACTCCAACCTCTCCAGATCAGGTCCATGTCCCAGGAGGACCAACGTGTCGCCGGCCTTGATTTCGGTCCCCGAGGATGGATTGAATGCCATGCCGCCCGTACCGCTTTTTATCGCCACCACCATCAGGTTCAGGTCTTTACGCAGGCCCGCATCAGCTACCTTGATTCCGTCCAGCCTGGAACCGGGGGGAACGTGGACTTCATCCAGGCGAAGCCCTCCCAGCTCCTTATTGTCCACAATACTTTCCAGAAAATCGAGCACTGTCGGCCTGAGAACGGCCTGGGCAATTCTGAACCCACCCAGGTCGTAAGGGGTAACCACCTTGTTCGCCCCCGCCCGGATAAGCTTTTGCACCGATTCATCGCTTGCAGCACGGCTGACGATGTTCAGCTTGGGGTTCAATCCGCGTGCGGTCAGGGTAATAAAGACATTTTCCGTGTCGTTGGTCACAACGGTAACAAGGCCTTTCGCTTTCTCGATGCCGGCGTCCACAAGGACCTCGTCCACTGTCGCATCACCCCGGATAAACAGGTAGCCGAGCCGTTCCAGTTCATCAGCGGAATTCTCAGCATTATCCACCACGACAAAGGGGTAGCCCTTTTCGTTCAGTTCCTGACAGATGACGCGGCCCATTCTGCCGAAACCACAGATAATATATTGGCCCCGGAGTTTTCCGATCGTTTTCACCATTCTCCTCCTGAATACGATGCTGAACCTGTTCTCAAGCATTACCCGGCCGGCTGTTCTGACCGTGAAAGCGACAGCGCCAACACCTGTGGCAATGAGGAATATAGCGAAGATCTTGCCGGCCGGGGAGAGCGGATAAACCTCCCTGAAACCCACGGTGGACAGGGTCAGGACAGTCATGTACAGGGAATCGAGGAACCCCCAGCCCTCTATTTTCATGAAGCCGAACACACCGCCGCTTACTATCAGTACAATAAAAGCTGCCGCAATCCTCAGGTTCCCCCTGAGATCCCTGGAGGATATTCTGCCTGGTGGGGGACCCGTTTTTCCTTTGACCTTACGCTCCCTTGTTATCACGCCGCTTTCCGGCAGAGTTACTTCGTGCCTGCCGGACAGGACTTACATTTCGGGTCGGATGTTTCCGCAGCGCAACCCGCTGGTTTACTGGGGGGTGGGTCGGACGATGAACAGTAGTCGGTCTTATACCACCCACTGCCCTTAAGGATAAAGTTTGAGGCGCTGATCAGGCGGTGGGCCTTACCCCCGCATTCCGGACATTCGCTCGATGGGTCATCGGTAATCCTCTGGTCAACTTCGAACTCGCGTTCGCAACTGTCGCAATGGTACTCGTAAGTGGGCATCTACTCTACTCCTCTTTTCTTTCTGCTGTTACGATTCCCGTACTATATAGAGGCTTCCGCATGAAATCTATGCCCGATTCCGCCATCTGTCAACGCCCCAATCCACTCTGCAACCCGGAGAAGTGTGCTTTCTTCAACCCTTCAGCCACACTCCCCGGCACACGCATATCGCCGGTGCCGATGCCGATATCGGTGCGCTTCAGCCCTCCTGGACCATGATAGTCGGTACCGCCCGTCGGAAGCAGTCCATACTCTTCGGCAAGGGAACCATAGAAAGCGACATCTTCAGGGGAGTGGCTGTAATAATAGACCTCAAGGCCTGCAAGGCCCGAATTCTTCAGATCGCCCACAAACATCGAAAGGGAGTCCCTGTCCAGATTCATATACTGAGGGTGGGCCAGAACGGGGATTCCACCGGCCTTGAGGATGATCGCAACGGCGCCCTCGGGGGTCATGCGCTCCTTATCCGCATACGCGGGAGCGCCTTTTGACAGTAAACGATCAAAAGCCTCATTCCGGTTATCGACGTATCCCCTGTTGACAAGGGCATCCGCGATGTGGGGACGCCCCACACTCTGCCCGCCCGCAAACCGCATAACATCCTTTAACTCCAGCGGGTACCCAAGGACCGCCAGCTTCTCCAGGATAATCCGGTTCCGATGGTCCCTCCCTTCCCTCAGTAAGCTGAGGCTCCTTTCCAGAGCTGAATCACCCGCATTCGTGTAGTATCCGAGGATGTGCAGGGTTCCGGGTTCAAATTCAGCGCTTATCTCTATCCCCGGGATGAAATCTATCCCCACCCGCCCGGCCTCATCTTCCGCCTCATTGAGGCCGGACAGTGTATCGTGATCCGTCAGTGCAAGAACCTCGATACCGCGTTCAGCTGCATACCTGACCAGCTCGGCCGGCTTCATGGTTCCATCCGAGGCAGTGCTGTGTGTGTGCAGATCAATCATTCCCATGCCTCCTTGGCACAAAAGGTCAGCCCTGATATAGTTATAAAAAGTCCATTAATAGCTTTTTACAAAGTTATCAACCCTACAATTCGAAACGGCTAAAGTCAAATTCTGACAACCTGATCCGCTTTGTGCTATTTTATCCACGATGCAACGGACATTCGGACAATACGTGCTTCTGGAGCTAATCGGTTCGGGGGGAATGGCGGAAGTCTACAGGGCGAGGATGAAGGGCCAGCCATTCTTCGCCCGGGGAGAAAACCCGAAACAGTTCACCCGCGAAGTGGCCGTGAAGCTTATTCTTCCCCACCTCTCCAGAGAAGATTCCTTCCGGGAGCTTTTCTCCAGGGAGGCCCACATGGCTTCCCTTCTTGACCATCCCAACATTATAGGCATCCAGGATTACGGGACTCTGGATGAAACAGATTTTATCGTAATGGAGTACATCCACGGCATGGATCTGAGGGGACTTCTCAAAGCCATGCCTGATGAAAAACCGGTCAGCTTGGGAGAGGCCGTTCACATTCTGTACAGGATATCCAGAGGGTTGGAGTATGCCCACGGCATGGGGGGACCGGAATCCCCGGGCGGCATCATCCACCGCGACCTGAGCCCACATAATATCCTCATCTCCACCGAGGGGGAGATCAAGATAGCCGATTTTGGTATCGCCAGGGCAGTTCTGTCGGACGCTACGTGGACCACCGCTTTCAAGGGAAAATTATCCTATATGTCGCCGGAGCAGGTGGAAGGAAAACCTCTGGACCACCGATCCGACATCTTCTCCCTGGGAATTATCGCCCACCAGATCCTTTCGGGACGCCATCCTTTCACGAGAGGTTCCGATGGGGCAACACTAAAAGCCGTCCAGAATGCCGACTTTCCACCCATCTCCTCTGCCGCAGGCATTCCGGCCAGTATCCTGATGCTTGTTGAATCATGTCTGGCGGTAAACCCATCATCCAGACCGGCCTCCGCAGGAGCTATCGCCGCGGAACTGGAACCGCTGCAGACCCCAAAATCGGAGAGAATTCTGGGACAGCGGGTTCAATCCCACAGTAAGACCCCGAGGGAGATCCCTGCAGTTGCACCGACCTCAGCAACCATCACAAGGCCAAAACGCTACGGGGCTCCAATCACTATCACGACACTTCTTGCCATTGCCGCAATGTGGGTTTTCCTTTCCCCTACGGGCATTGAAAAACCGGCTATATCCACACCCGCCCCGTCTGCACAATCCGCCGGATCAAATCCGCCCGATGCCGCAGCGCAATCAAACCCCCTTCCGGCACAAAAAGCGGACTACATCACAATCTCTACGTCACCTCCGGGGGCCCGGATCATCGTAAACGGCAATGTGGTCGGCAGGTCTCCAGCCAGGATATCCCTGGATAAAAACAGAGGACCTTTGATAGTCTCGGCCGACCTTTATGGCTACCGGAAATCCACCTTCAGCCTGGACCGGCTTGAAGGTGATCGGACCCTGCGTTTGACCCCCCTGCCCAGGGGAGAAGTCCGGATCGGGGCAATCCCGTGGGCACAGGTATTCTACAGGGGAAATCTCAAGGGATACACGCCCATCGTCCTTGAGGACCTGCCTGTGGGGAAGAGGACTTTTGTTTTGAAAAACGGTCAAATGGGGGTAACCAGGGAGATTACTGTGGAGGTGGGCGAGGGAAAGATCAACACCGTGAACGTGGATCTTGCGGCCAATTGAGACTGACAGGCTATTGATATGGCCGAAAAAAGTCCACCATATACCTTGCCGTCGGGAACATCGCTGAGGGAATGATTTTAGACAAAAAAACGGCCCGCACATCCCTTGTACCCCCATGGGGAACGCAAAAGATACACGGGCCAAAGAAAAAAGCCCAGGGTTATTGAACCCTAGCCGTTAGACATTACTCCGACTTCGGGGCGCCGATTGGCAGATGAATGCCGGCTTCCGCGTAGACAACGTGGGCCATCAGGTACAGTGCCAGACATGCGCAGACAATCAGGTCCCAAGCAGCGAGGGTACCTAACGCCTTGCTTCCGGCCAGCTCTTTGAAGTCCAGGCCGAGGAAGCCCAGGAACAGGGTCAGGAAGATCAGGTTAAGCACCAAGTGGTGCTTGATTGACGCTATCCACAGGATACCCGTAAAGATCGTGAACATCACAAGGAAAACACCCAGACCCCTTGCGTCCAACTTCAGCGTCGGGTACTTGGCAACGATATCAGAACTGGTGCCGAAGATAACGAAGAAGCACAACGCGATCCAGAATGCGCCGTATCCGGTGAAGGCACACAGGCCGAAGTTATTGCCGGTGCCGAACTCCAGGAACCCGGCGACCAACTGAGCGGTCCCTCCGTACAGAAGACCGATCCAGAGGACAGGGCCGATTCCTACCCAGCCCAGATTATGGAACTGAAGGATCATGGTGGTCAATCCGAATCCACCTAACCCGATAACTGCAGGATTACCTTTTGTCATTCCTTTCTCCTTTCCAAAATGATGGTCCGATAAAAAGTGTTACTTCCTCCAGAAACAGGAAACATTCATAACAGATTCCGGGAACCACCTCCTCTCCCATGGGATTATGGAATGAACCTTAACTCATGAACAGGACGATTCGACATCCGCCCTATAATTTTCCCGTTAAAACAGCGTTTACCTAACTGAAAGACCCTGGTCTCTACCCTTTTGGGCGTTAGAAGAGGGGCCAGGATCAATCCAAATGTGAACTGTTCAATGTCGAGGTTGGTTATTTTTAAAACATTGTTTTTATTTTGTCAAAGAAAAAATATTTTCATCCATGTCCCCCCGAAGGCATGATAATGCCCCCTTTGAGACGCTACAATCAGTACTGTTTTGAAAACAGCCCCCGTTTTTTCAGTTGATAATGGCCCGCCGACCGGTCATTATTGCATGCAGGGACCAGTTGAGCACACAGGACAGGGTGCAGGGTGAAAGGCCCCGGGCGGAGCTGCAACAAGGGCAAAGAGATGAGGATGGGGAAAGTCAAAAAGGCCTTTCTGTCGGTATTATGCGTCATCATCCCCATGATCAACATCCTGGCGCCGAAAGCAGCCGGCGCTGTGACCTCCAGAGAGATTCTGGAGAAGGTCGACGACCTGTGGCGGGGCGAATCCAGCTACGCCGAGATGTCCATGGAGGTGATCACTGTCCACTGGAAGAGGTCGTTAAAGATCAAGGCGTGGTCACTGGGGAAGGACTACTCTCTCCTCGTCATCACATATCCGCCCAGGGAAAGGGGAGTCGCCACCCTTAAAACCAAAAAGGAGATCTGGAACTACCTCCCGAGGGTCAACAGGGTCATCAAGGTGCCCACCTCGATGATGATGGCCGGGTGGATGGGCAGTCACTTTACCAATGACGATCTCGTAAAAGAGAGCAGGATGTCCGAAGATTACGACTCCAGGATTACCTTCGAGGGAAAACGGGGGGGGATGCCGGTCTATGAGATCACCCTGATCCCGAAACCGGACGCCCCTGTGGTATGGGGAAAGATCCTGATCACCGTTCGCCGGGATGAACTGATCCCGATAACCTCGCTGTATTACGATGAGGACGGAAACCTGGCCAGGACCATGACCTTTTCCGACGTGACGCGATTCGGCGGACGGAGTCTCCCGGCGACCATGACACTGATCCCCGCCGACAAACCGACCGAGAGAACGGTTATCCATTACAACGAAATAAAGTTCGGACTTGGACTGAAGAAGGATTTTTTCTCCATCCGCAACCTGTCCCGCAGAGACCTGTCCCAATGACCATTCTGAGGATCTCATGGCGCAACCTCTGGAGAAATCCGCGGCGTACAGGAATTACCGTCTTCTCCATGTCCTTCGGCCTGACCATGATGATCGTTGCGTATGCACTCATGGACGGGATGTACGGCCAGATGGTTCAGTTTGCCACCGTTCTGGGTACGGGCCATATCCAGATTCACAAACCAGGGTATCTCGATAACCGCTCCCTTTACGAAACCATCGACAAACCCGAAGCGGTCCTGAGAGTCGTGGACTCCGCCAACGAAGGGTGGGCGGCCCCGAGGTCCTATGCCACCGCCCTGGTAAGTTCGGGCCCCCAGTCCGCCGGAGGCTACATATGGGGGATCGACCCGTCAAGGGAAAGGCGGGTAACGGATTTTCAACATCACCTGGAAAGCGGGGTCTTCCTGTCCGAGGGAGGGAGAGGAAAGGTCGTTCTGGGCCATAACCTTGCGAAAACCCTGTCCGTAGGCCCCGGGGATGAAGTCGTCCTTCTGGCCCAGGCTGCCGACGGGTCCCTCGGCAATGCCATCTACACGGTTTCAGGGGTCCTTCAGAGCATAGGAGAAACTATCGACCGGACTGGAGTCCTCATGGACATTCGCGACATGGATGACCTGATGGTGCTCCACGGAAAAATACACGAAGTAGCTGTGCGCCTCGCAAGGCCCGACAGACTGGCCGAAGCGTTGTCGCGTTTCAAAACCCTCATGGCCCCCATGGGGCTCGAGGTAAAAAGCTGGAGGGAGCTTCTCCCTGGACTTTCGGAAGTCCTGAAATTGAGCTCCACCAGCACCACTATTGTGCTTTTCATCATCTTCGCCGTGGCATCCCTGGGCATCGTCAATACTCAGCTAATGGCCCTCTTTGAAAGGACCAGGGAGATCGGGGTCATGAGAGCTCTGGGACTGGGGCCAATACCTGTCGCGGCTATTGTTTTCCTTGAGACCATTTTCATGACCATCATCTCCGCTGTTGCCGGCGGAGTCGGCGGAGCCCTCTGGTCCTGGTACCTCGAAGTCTACGGCTGGGACATCAGCAACTTTGGAGGCTCCTTCGCCTACGCGGGTGTGACTTTCGACCCCCATCTCCGTGCCAGTCTCACGCTTACAGCTGTCGTTCAATCCGTTGAGATAATGCTGGTAGTCAGTATGCTGGCCACGATTTACCCTCTATTCAAGGCAGCCCGCATCACCCCGGCCACCGCGGTTGGAAGGGGGCGTTAATGGATGACTTCTTGCGAAGTTATCCACGCGCCCATTTAAGGGCGCGCAAATCGAAGATTTGTGAGGAAAGTGAAAATGACACTTTTCGCTTTCCGTGGAGTAAAAAGCCATGAAGGGACTTTTTACGACCCGGCCAATGATTATCGGCCTCGCCGCGAGGAACCTTCGCCGCTACCTTCGAAGGACCCTGATCACAACAGTGGGAATCGCGCTTGGGACCGCCCTTTCACTATTTTCCATGGGCCTTGGCGACGGCGGGCACAACCAGATGATCGAAAACGGCGTGCGTATCGGCCAGGGGCATCTGACCGTCCAGCCCAAAGGCTACCTGCAATCCCCTTCCCCCTCTCTTTTTATCCGGAACCCCGGCCCGATCCTCTCCGCTCTGAAATCCAATCCGGGGGTCAGGGAGGTTTTTCCAAGAATTCGCGGTGAGGGGATTCTGGCCACAGCAGCCGGCTCCGAGGGGATCCTGTTTCAGGGGGTAGACCCGAACCTGAAGGCAGAGGGAGCGATATTCAAAAGGAGCATGAAGGAAGGCGCCTTTCTCGATAGCACAGGCCGCCATAACCTGGTGATAGGGGAAAAGCTTGCCAAGCGCCTTAATTTGAAAGTAGGGAAAAAAGCGGTTCTCACCGCCCAGGATGCCGGCGGCGAGATAACCAGCGTCCTGCTGCGGGTGAAGGGAATCTTTCAGACCGGGTCCTCGTCCATCGACGGGGCGGTTTGCCTCCTTCCCCTTGGGATACTCCAGAAAACCCTCGGCATGGGCAAGGGGGTGACGTCCCTGGCCATTTACCTGTCCAACCCATATCAGCAGAACGCCGTGTTCAGGGAGCTAGATAAAATGCTCCCCGACGGGCCTGACGTCCTTCTCCCATGGCAGAAGCTCCAGCCTCAGATGAGGGATTTCGTCATAATCGACAACGTGTTCGGCTACCTGAC
Coding sequences within it:
- the lolE_3 gene encoding lipoprotein-releasing system transmembrane protein LolE; protein product: MKGLFTTRPMIIGLAARNLRRYLRRTLITTVGIALGTALSLFSMGLGDGGHNQMIENGVRIGQGHLTVQPKGYLQSPSPSLFIRNPGPILSALKSNPGVREVFPRIRGEGILATAAGSEGILFQGVDPNLKAEGAIFKRSMKEGAFLDSTGRHNLVIGEKLAKRLNLKVGKKAVLTAQDAGGEITSVLLRVKGIFQTGSSSIDGAVCLLPLGILQKTLGMGKGVTSLAIYLSNPYQQNAVFRELDKMLPDGPDVLLPWQKLQPQMRDFVIIDNVFGYLTYGIVLFIVSIGVLNTVLMSVMERKREIGILAALGMENGAILRMILLETTFLTLLGIGGGLILGLGVNWYFSVHGLDLRSFSSESWNLAGTVVDPIMYSQLRPHRILQLCLAVLGLTLTMGIYPAWKASHIEPVEAMEKP